From Marinifilum sp. JC120:
TCCCGAAAACAGACTTAGGGTACAAATCCCCATAGCCCACAGTGGTCAGGGTGACCAGTGAATACCAGAAAGCATCAAAGACCGTTTTGATGTTGGAATCCGCATTGGCCGATTCAAAATAATAGATGAGCAGAATGATGGCGATATAGCCCAGCAGTGCTGCACAGAAAAAATAAGTGCCCTTTTTCATGCTTTGTTTTTAGCATGTTAAAGGGCACATCACAATGCAGCAACCGTAGTTACTCCCGGCAAAAAACCAGCCTGAGATTATTCAGGCCGCTTGATACTGTTAAATCTGCGAACAATCAGGGCAATGCAGGGAAGCATGGTTCCGATCACAAAAAGTCCGCTGACAGTATCGATCACCTTTTTAAAAAAAGGATGGTCAACAGCAAACCCAAGGATAAGAAACACACCGAGGATCGCGAAATGGATCAAGGCAAAACGGATGAATTCCTCACGGCTGGCCTTTCCATGAAAATCATTAAACTGCTTAAGTATCGCTATATATTTTTTCATTCTTTGTTCTCCTGTTCTAAAAACCGAACCGTTGTCCGGTCAGGGAACTTTTCGGATCAAATCGAAATTGTGTCAAGAATTTTCGGCAAAGTCATAAAGGAATATAAAAACCTGAATGCTCTCCTATAAAAAGATAGGCCCACCCAGCAAATTAAAAACGGTTTCAAAGATTGCTCCTACTTAACACCGTGGCTGTTAAGAAAAGAGGTATATTGGCGATCCTCACCCTGAATATGCTGCACCAGCCAGTCCTTGAGAAACTGCATCACATCCATGGTCACCTTGGCTTTCCCGCTGAGTAAGGCGGCCTCAAACTCAAGAACCTGATTGACGAATTTCTCATGCAGCACCTTGTGTTCAGGAGTCTGCGGGTAGCCGTAACGCTCAAAAAGTTTTTCCTCGGTACTGAAGTGGTCCACGGTATAATTTTTGAGTTCTTCCACAAGACGTTTCATAACCTTATCCGAAGCACGGTCTCGCATAGCCCTGTGCAGACCGTTGATCATGCCGACCAGTTTTTTATGCTGCACATCAATGGCCCGAACGTTCACAGAAAAAGCAGAATCACTCCAAGTAACCAGATCATCCCCGGCAACAGCATCAAGGTCGCCACCAGCCATGCCGTGAATCAGTCCATCCAGTTCCTGAACTAAACTCGAAACTTCAATAAGAATCTGACGGGCCTCGCCCATTTCTTCTGCTGTTTCCTGCGCGACCTGAGTGACATCTGAAACAGCGTTGTTGATCTCTTCACTTGTGGCTGACTGCTGTTCCGAAGCAGTGGCAATTGATTCCACCTGCTCGGAAGTGGACTCAATGATGGTCACAATTTCCTGCATATATTTACCGGACTCTACCGCTGTTTCAGTACCGGCAACAATATCCGCTGCCGCCCGGTCAACCGAAGCCACGTTGGTCTTAGCATGATCCTGAATATCAGTAATAGCGTCGCCAACCTCTTTGGTCGCTTCCATGGTTTTCTCAGCAAGTTTACGAACCTCGTCGGCAACAACGGCAAATCCGCGCCCAGCCTCCCCGGCCCTTGCAGCTTCAATGGCGGCATTCAAAGCCAACAGGTTGGTCTGGTCCGCAATGTCATTGATCACGTTAATAACCCGGTCGATATTCTCAGCACGTTCACCAAGCTGCCCCATGGTTTGCTTAAGGGAAAGGACCTCATCCTCAACCTTTTTGATGGCATCTACGGCGTCATTAACACCGCGTGCACCGGTAGCAGCGTTCTCCCGTGACTGGTCGGCATTTCCGGCAGCAAGTGAAGCATTGCGTGCAACCTCGGCCACAGTGGAGTTCATCTCTTCCATGGCGGTGGCGGTTTCGGTCATACGATCACGCTGAACCTCAACACCTTCTCCGACCTTTTCGATCCTATCGCTCAAATCGCTGATGTCAGAAAAAATCCTTTCTGATGAATTTCCGGCCTTGTCTGCGACTTTACGCATGGACAAAAGGAGTCTCTGTGTTTCCGCTTCCTTATCCCGGCTGGTCTGCAATGCTGCTTCAATCTCAACTGCCTTTTTGCGGGCCTCATCGCCAAGAGATTCTGCTCGTGCGTTGGCCTCCGCCAGACTTTCCACCATGGAACAGACCGCTACTTTGAGTTCCTCCAGCTCATGCATATAAAAACCGGAGCATTTCTTGTCAGCCTCTCCTTTCTGGATATTAGCAGCGTAATCCCTCAAATTTTCAATAGGAGATATTACATTGCGGCCAATACTGTAGACGATAAACAAAGTAAGGATAATACTAACAGCAATTCCGACGAGCAATATAGTTGAAGATGCTGAGCCAAGAATAAAGTCAGGGCAAAAAGCAAATAGACTCAAGCCGACAATTACAGGGATAATACCAAGAGCAAAAACCGACAGTTTAAGGCGGGCAGATAAATTCATGTATGATTACCTTTGTATTTGTAATATTCTTGATTAATCACGCTCGTAATAACATCAACGCTTTAAAAAAGAATATTATTTTCGTAAAACTGAGTGCTTAATCTACTATTTTATATACGCATTCATAGTAATCATTACTATTAGAGTCAAGTACAAAATCAAAATGTGTTAAAATCAAAAATAACTCTGTCCCTGCCGCTCTGCTTGGCTTTGTAAAGAGCCTTATCTGCACTGTCCATAAGCCCTTCAAGCTTTTCTGATCCGGAATAATTAACAGAACCGACACTTACGTTAACTTTTTCACCATGGGTAAATTGATGGGCCGAAACATCCGCCTAATTCGATCAAGCAGCTTATGATCATCATCCTGTGAAGTTTCAGGCTGGTTTTTTGCGAATAGCTGAGACACTTGCCAATAGGTACTATTCATAATAAAAAAGGAAAATGTTTAAGGACTATAAGGAGTTTTTTTTGCGCCCACATATTCCCATTATACTTCTTCTCACAGTGTTATGGACAGTTCCAGTCTTTGCGACGGATATTCCTGCGACTCTGACCGTCAGCAACTCCAACTCATGGCCGCCGTACTCATTTGTAGGCGATAATGGAGAACCGAGAGGTTTATTGATCGACCTTTGGCGTGAATTTGGCAGACAAAACAATGTAAATATTGAATTCAAGCTTGCAGACTGGGCCGACACCTTAAGACAGGTAAGAGACAGAGAAGCTATGATCCACGGAGGGCTGTTTGAATCTAAACAGCGCAGTGGGTATCTGGACTTTACAAAACCGCTGAATCTTCCGCTCAACACCAGACTCTTCATTTCTAAGAGACTCAATATCAAAGATTTTTCAGAACTGGGAAATATCCCGGTGGCAGTCACAAAAGACGGATATGTTGAGTCGTATATACGTAGGCAATACCCGGAACTGATCCTGTCTCCCTACCCCAACGGCAAAGAAAGCATTGAGGCCGCTGTTGCCGGTAAACAACGGGCCTTTGCAACTGACTACCCAGCCGCAATGTATCATTTGCACAGGCTGGATGCATTTGACAAATTTTATGTTGCTGACACCATATATACCAAGAAACTGAGTGTCGGGGTTCCCAAAGGTGAAACAGAGCTGCTGCAATTTATTGAGCACGGGATGGCAAAAATTCCCAAACAGGAATTCAACCGCATTACCCAAAAATGGATTCAGGCTGTTTCAATTACCCCTGAATGGCTCATGCCTACCACTGTCATAGGTCTTGCCGTGATGGTCGGCGGATTCGCATTTATTTATATATTTGCCTTGAAACGGCAGGTAGCGGCTAGAACAATCGAACTCAAGAGAATGTCCCAGACAGACATGCTGACCGGGCTGTACAACCGCAGAAAAATAGACGAAATCCTGCATCACGAGTTTGAACGTTTCAAGCGCTATAAAAGACCGCTCTCGCTCATTCTGATCGACATAGACAATTTCAAAAAAATTAACGACACATACGGTCATGCAGTGGGTGATGAAGTTCTTATCCGCTTTGCTGAAATCATCCTATCAAGTACCCGCAGCTTGGACAGCATCGGACGCTGGGGCGGTGAAGAATTTATCATTGTCTGTCCGGAAACAACTGCCCATGAAGGAGTTGTCATTGCAGAAAAGCTGCGACTCCGGATTGAGACTTCACAATTCAACACAATAGATAACTGCACAGCAAGTTTCGGCGTAACAGAAATAGAGAATGAAGATGACTTCATAAGCATTTTCGCTCGTTGCGACGCAGCCCTCTACAAATCAAAAAATGACGGACGCAACAAGGTCACCCAAGGGTAATAGAATTCACAAAATAATGAATGAACTTTTTTAATAAAAGCAACGACTCAAACTTTACCATTGACTAACTTGCTCGAATTTAAGTTTAGTAGAATACTCATAGTAATTGACATAAACATGCCACGAATTTAAAGTTTAACAATGCATTTTCTCAAAGAACCTGACTCAGCCGTATTTTGCGCCAGCATTTTGAGCGGACTACTGATACTCCTAGGGGGAGCAACCCTATACATAAAGCAGGTTATCGAACTACAAAAAAACGAACCTGCCCTCTTCAAACAGACGCGCAAAAGTTTTACCATACTCATAAGTCTCATCATTTCATTCATAATCAGCTACTCAGCTATTCTTATCAGCAATACACTCCACTACCAAATTGATTTTAACTCCATCTTCGGACCGATCCTTTTCCTCGGATCTCTTTTCGTGCTTGCCACAGCCTACCTGACCCTGACTATTTTCAAACGC
This genomic window contains:
- a CDS encoding sensor domain-containing diguanylate cyclase — protein: MFKDYKEFFLRPHIPIILLLTVLWTVPVFATDIPATLTVSNSNSWPPYSFVGDNGEPRGLLIDLWREFGRQNNVNIEFKLADWADTLRQVRDREAMIHGGLFESKQRSGYLDFTKPLNLPLNTRLFISKRLNIKDFSELGNIPVAVTKDGYVESYIRRQYPELILSPYPNGKESIEAAVAGKQRAFATDYPAAMYHLHRLDAFDKFYVADTIYTKKLSVGVPKGETELLQFIEHGMAKIPKQEFNRITQKWIQAVSITPEWLMPTTVIGLAVMVGGFAFIYIFALKRQVAARTIELKRMSQTDMLTGLYNRRKIDEILHHEFERFKRYKRPLSLILIDIDNFKKINDTYGHAVGDEVLIRFAEIILSSTRSLDSIGRWGGEEFIIVCPETTAHEGVVIAEKLRLRIETSQFNTIDNCTASFGVTEIENEDDFISIFARCDAALYKSKNDGRNKVTQG
- a CDS encoding DUF805 domain-containing protein, which translates into the protein MKKYIAILKQFNDFHGKASREEFIRFALIHFAILGVFLILGFAVDHPFFKKVIDTVSGLFVIGTMLPCIALIVRRFNSIKRPE
- a CDS encoding chemotaxis protein, encoding MNLSARLKLSVFALGIIPVIVGLSLFAFCPDFILGSASSTILLVGIAVSIILTLFIVYSIGRNVISPIENLRDYAANIQKGEADKKCSGFYMHELEELKVAVCSMVESLAEANARAESLGDEARKKAVEIEAALQTSRDKEAETQRLLLSMRKVADKAGNSSERIFSDISDLSDRIEKVGEGVEVQRDRMTETATAMEEMNSTVAEVARNASLAAGNADQSRENAATGARGVNDAVDAIKKVEDEVLSLKQTMGQLGERAENIDRVINVINDIADQTNLLALNAAIEAARAGEAGRGFAVVADEVRKLAEKTMEATKEVGDAITDIQDHAKTNVASVDRAAADIVAGTETAVESGKYMQEIVTIIESTSEQVESIATASEQQSATSEEINNAVSDVTQVAQETAEEMGEARQILIEVSSLVQELDGLIHGMAGGDLDAVAGDDLVTWSDSAFSVNVRAIDVQHKKLVGMINGLHRAMRDRASDKVMKRLVEELKNYTVDHFSTEEKLFERYGYPQTPEHKVLHEKFVNQVLEFEAALLSGKAKVTMDVMQFLKDWLVQHIQGEDRQYTSFLNSHGVK